A region of Vitis riparia cultivar Riparia Gloire de Montpellier isolate 1030 chromosome 12, EGFV_Vit.rip_1.0, whole genome shotgun sequence DNA encodes the following proteins:
- the LOC117926544 gene encoding 26S proteasome non-ATPase regulatory subunit 2 homolog A → MAPDPNSTSSGPREEASAKVPSKDPKKKDEKKDEDLSDEDLALKQQLELYVERVQDSDTGLQKMALESMRQEIRTATSSMTSVPKPLKFLRPHYGALKSFYETMGDSDLKKYLADILSVLALTMSAEGELESLKYRLLGSEGDIGSWGHEYVRNLAGEISQEYAKRQSEEAPIDDLMELVQQIVAFHMKHNAEPEAVDLLMEVEDLDLLVEHVDKTNHKRTCLYLTSSARYLPGPDDILVLDIAYVIYLKFEEYPNALQIAVFLDNMQYVKQIFTSCDDLLQKKQFCYILARHGVAFELDDEMVVDNDEREALQDIINNSKLSEGYLTLARDIEVMEPKSPEDIYKAHLLDGRASAGASVDSARQNLAATFVNAFVNAGFGQDKLMTVASEASSGGSSGNWLFKNKEHGKASAAASLGMILLWDVDSGLAQIDKYFHSNDNHVISGALLGVGIVNCGIKNDCDPALALLADYIGKEDPSIRIGAILGLGLAYAGCQNDQIRCKLTPILNDAKAPLDVIAFTAISLGFVYVGSCNEEIAQAIIFALMDRSDSELGEPLTRLLPLGLGLLYLGKQESVEATAEVSKTFNEKIRKYCDMTLLSCAYAGTGNVLKVQHLLGQCAQHLEKGETHQGPAVLGIAMVAMAEELGLEMAIRSLEHLLQYGEQNIRRAVPLALGLLCISNPKVNVMDTLSRLSHDTDTEVAMAAVISLGLIGAGTNNARIAGMLRNLSSYYYKEASLLFCVRIAQGLVHLGKGLLTLAPYHSDRFLLSPSALAGIVTLLHACLDMKAIILGKYHYVLYVLVLAMQPRMLMTVDEDLKPLSVPVRVGQAVDVVGQAGRPKTITGFQTHSTPVLLAAGDRAELATEKYIPVSPILEGFVILKENPDYREDH, encoded by the exons ATGGCGCCGGATCCAAACAGCACCAGTTCTGGACCACGAGAAGAGGCCTCTGCGAAGGTCCCGTCGAAGGACCccaagaagaaggatgagaagaaAGACGAGGATCTA TCAGATGAGGATTTGGCACTGAAACAGCAGTTGGAGTTGTATGTTGAGAGGGTTCAGGACTCTGATACTGGATTGCAGAAAATGGCTCTAGAGAGTATGAG gCAAGAAATTAGAACTGCAACAAGCTCTATGACTTCAGTTCCAAAGCCATTAAAGTTTCTTCGCCCTCATTATGGTGctctaaaatcattttatgaaacAATGGGGGATTCAGATCTAAAG AAATACCTGGCAGATATACTTTCAGTGTTGGCCTTGACCATGTCAGCGGAAGGAGAACTG GAAAGTCTAAAGTACAGATTGTTAGGATCAGAAGGTGATATTGGTTCCTGGGGCCATGAGTATGTCAG GAACTTAGCTGGAGAAATTTCACAGGAGTATGCAAAGAGGCAG AGTGAAGAGGCTCCAATTGATGATCTAATGGAGCTTGTACAACAAATTGTTGCTTTTCACATGAAG CACAATGCTGAACCAGAAGCTGTTGATCTTCTGATGGAG GTTGAAGACCTCGATCTATTGGTGGAGCATGTGGACAAAACAAATCACAAAAGGACATGCCTATACCTCACCAGTTCAGCTAG ATATCTTCCTGGACCAGATGATATTTTAGTTTTGGATATTGCATACGTGATCTATCTCAAATTTGAAGAATATCCAAATGCACTTCAGATTGCAGTGTTCCTTGATAATATGCAG TATGTAAAGCAGATTTTTACATCTTGTGATGATCTTCTGCAGAAGAAACAATTTTGTTACATCCTTGCTCGACAT GGTGTTGCTTTTGAGCTTGATGATGAGATGGTTGTAGATAATGATGAAAGGGAGGCATTGCAGGACATCATTAATAACAGTAAACTAAGTGAAGGTTATCTTACTCTTGCTCGTGATATAGAGGTGATGGAGCCCAAATCTCCTGAAGATATCTATAAG GCACATTTGCTTGATGGCCGGGCTAGTGCTGGTGCAAGTGTTGACTCTGCCAGACAGAACCTCGCAGCTACTTTTGTCAATGCATTTGTAAATGCTGGTTTTGGACAG GACAAGCTAATGACAGTGGCTTCAGAAGCTTCCAGTGGTGGTTCTTCAGGAAATTGGCTTTTTAAGAATAAAGAACATGGGAAAGCCAGTGCTGCAGCAAGTCTG GGCATGATCCTGTTATGGGATGTTGACTCTGGACTTGCTCAAATTGACAAGTATTTTCACAGCAATGACAACCATGTCATTTCTGGTGCACTATTAGGGGTTGGGATTGTCAATTGTGGCATTAAGAATGATTGCGATCCA GCATTGGCACTCTTAGCTGATTACATAGGCAAAGAGGATCCATCAATCCGAATTGGTGCAATTCTGGGTCTAGGTCTTGCTTATGCCGGTTGTCAAAATGATCAG ATACGTTGCAAATTGACTCCTATACTTAACGATGCAAAGGCACCCCTTGATGTAATTGCATTCACTGCAATCTCATTGGGCTTTGTATATGTGGGTTCCTGCAATGAGGAGATTGCTCAGGCAATTATATTTGCCTTGATGGACCGAAGTGATTCAGAATTGGGGGAGCCTCTCACAAGACTTTTGCCTCTTGGTCTTGGTCTTCTTTACCTTGGGAAGCAG GAAAGTGTGGAGGCCACTGCTGAAGTGTCAAAGacatttaatgaaaaaataagaaaatattgcgATATGACGTTGCTTTCTTGTGCATATGCTGGAACTGGGAATGTGCTCAAG GTCCAACACCTTCTTGGTCAGTGTGCCCAACATCTTGAAAAGGGTGAAACCCACCAAGGCCCAGCTGTACTTGGAATTGCAATGGTGGCAATGGCTGAAGAACTGGGCCTTGAGATGGCAATTCGTTCCTTAGAGCATCTTCTTCAGTATGGAGAGCAGAATATCCGCCGAGCAGTCCCATTGGCCCTTGGTCTCCTCTGCATATCAAACCCTAAG GTCAATGTTATGGACACATTAAGCAGACTTAGCCATGACACAGATACAGAAGTAGCAATG GCTGCTGTCATCTCCTTGGGTTTGATAGGTGCGGGTACCAACAATGCTCGAATTGCTGGCATGCTCCGTAATCTTTCAAGCTATTACTACAAAGAAGCTAGCCTTCTGTTCTGT GTGCGGATTGCTCAAGGTCTTGTCCATTTGGGAAAAGGATTATTGACTCTTGCTCCTTATCATTCCGATCGGTTCTTATTGTCACC ATCTGCCCTTGCTGGAATAGTAACTTTGCTGCATGCATGCCTTGACATGAAGGCCATCATCTTGGGGAAATACCATTATGTTCTTTATGTCCTTGTTTTGGCCATGCAG CCAAGAATGTTGATGACTGTGGATGAGGATCTAAAACCTCTGTCTGTACCTGTACGGGTGGGTCAGGCTGTGGATGTTGTTGGACAGGCTGGTCGGCCAAAGACCATAACTGGTTTCCAGACACACTCAACGCCAGTTCTCCTGGCTGCTGGAGATAGAGCAGAACTTGCTACAGAGAA ATATATTCCCGTTTCTCCTATTCTTGAAGGCTTTGTCATCCTGAAAGAGAATCCAGATTACAGGGAGGATCACTAG
- the LOC117926929 gene encoding protein E6, which produces MAPSAVLSFLFILVLFSSPQIQARESKFFSKVTRYSSPTEAAKEPSSEYQEAPVYTPTPAPAPGPASELFQSDTLDGYGLYGRGSNEFSPTTVGENEVVPEELTDESYKELAETSYSNNNNRYSTEYYKNNGHTTEQQGMSDTRFLENGKYSYKPDTYSTNSNKNGYSSSYRNNGYSTSSSHNNGYSTSSSNNNGYSTSSSYNNGYSTEKQGMSDTRFLENGKYYHDLNNENHYVDGYNTEKGSTSNEFYYSNTENSNEFNSMEEYQKQQEEYQQGQEEYVP; this is translated from the coding sequence ATGGCTCCCTCTGCAGTACTCTCTTTTCTCTTCATTCTGGTGCTCTTTTCCTCCCCCCAGATTCAAGCTAGAGAGAGCAAGTTCTTCAGCAAGGTCACACGCTACAGCAGCCCTACGGAAGCTGCTAAAGAGCCTAGTTCTGAATATCAGGAAGCTCCAGTATATACCCCTACACCCGCACCCGCACCTGGACCTGCATCTGAACTGTTCCAATCTGATACCCTAGATGGCTACGGCCTTTATGGCCGTGGTTCGAATGAATTCTCCCCCACCACTGTCGGTGAGAATGAAGTTGTACCGGAGGAGCTAACCGATGAGAGCTACAAGGAGTTGGCGGAAACTAGCTACTCCAACAACAACAATAGATACTCCACtgaatactacaaaaacaatgGCCACACGACTGAGCAACAAGGGATGAGCGACACAAGGTTTTTGGAGAATGGTAAGTACTCCTACAAACCTGATACATACTCCACCAACTCAAACAAAAATGGCTATTCCTCAAGCTACAGAAACAATGGCTACTCCACAAGCTCCAGCCACAACAATGGTTACTCCACAAGCTCCAGCAACAACAATGGCTACTCCACAAGCTCCAGCTACAACAATGGGTACTCAACAGAGAAACAAGGGATGAGTGATACGaggtttttggaaaatgggaaaTACTATCACGACCTCAATAATGAGAATCACTATGTCGATGGCTACAATACGGAGAAAGGAAGTACTTCCAATGAATTTTATTATTCGAACACAGAGAACTCCAATGAGTTCAACTCCATGGAGGAGTATCAGAAGCAGCAGGAGGAGTACCAACAAGGTCAAGAGGAGTACGTCCCATAA